Proteins encoded within one genomic window of Brienomyrus brachyistius isolate T26 chromosome 22, BBRACH_0.4, whole genome shotgun sequence:
- the LOC125717458 gene encoding cytochrome P450 2K1-like isoform X2 produces MAVVQELFQIPSLVTLLVSVLVLLILYLLINTQNRGKEPPGPRPLPLLGNLLQLDLKTLHLSLFQLSQKYGPVYTIHFGPKKTVVVAGYQAVKEALINLGEEFGDREIPPVFKDYAKGHGSPFDNTEELMHTTCNIISSIIYGDRFDYEDPHFQEMVTQTKRNVQLMASPGVLIYDMFPWLGWWLKDRKVLMEGFKFTLTQIKQMIGKLRETLNLEERRGFVDSFLIHQQKIKKSREKVSAYYHDENLLMSVANLFAAGTDTTANTLRWGLLLMAKYPHVQDRVQEELDRVIGGRQTRVEDRKNLPYTDAVIHEIQRVAQVTPLVRHSTSCDVVLQGYSIKKGTAVTLLLSSVLSDESEWESPNTFNPGHFLDDQGLFKKRDAFMPFSAGRRLCIGESLARMEIFLFFTTLLQRFHFTPPPGVSVSDLDLTPVFGFTVSPTPHTLCAQPRVRS; encoded by the exons ATGGCTGTAGTACAGGAACTTTTCCAGATTCCCAGTTTGGTCACCCTGCTTGTTTCTGTACTGGTGCTTTTGATCCTGTATCTGCTGATCAACACACAAAACCGAGGCAAGGAGCCTCCAGGACCCAGACCTTTGCCTCTTCTGGGAAACCTACTGCAGCTGGATCTCAAGACACTTCATCTGAGCCTCTTCCAG CTATCTCAGAAGTATGGACCTGTGTACACCATTCACTTTGGCCCAAAGAAAACTGTGGTGGTTGCAGGCTATCAGGCAGTGAAAGAAGCTCTCATCAACTTGGGTGAAGAATTTGGGGACCGAGAAATACCACCTGTATTCAAAGATTATGCAAAAGGCCATG GCTCACCATTCGACAACACAGAAGAACTGATGCATACCACCTGCAACATCATTTCATCCATTATTTACGGCGACAGGTTCGATTATGAAGACCCTCACTTCCAGGAAATGGTCACACAGACTAAACGAAATGTCCAGCTCATGGCGTCACCTGGAGTCCTG ATTTATGACATGTTTCCTTGGCTGGGCTGGTGGCTTAAGGACAGGAAAGTTCTGATGGAGGGTTTCAAATTCACACTAACACAGATAAAACAAATGATCGGAAAACTTCGGGAAACCCTGAACCTTGAGGAACGCAGAGGTTTCGTGGATTCCTTTCTTATCCACCAACAAAAGATAAAG AAATCCAGGGAGAAAGTGTCTGCCTACTACCATGATGAGAACCTCTTAATGTCTGTGGCTAACCTGTTTGCAGCTGGAACTGACACCACTGCAAACACACTGCGCTGGGGACTGCTGCTGATGGCCAAATACCCCCATGTCCAAG ACCGTGTCCAGGAGGAGCTGGACAGGGTCATTGGGGGACGGCAGACTCGAGTGGAGGACAGGAAGAACCTGCCGTATACAGATGCTGTGATCCATGAGATACAGAGGGTGGCACAAGTTACTCCACTAGTGCGACACAGCACCAGCTGTGATGTGGTGCTTCAGGGTTACAGTATCAAGAAG GGAACTGCAGTTACTCTACTGTTGTCGTCGGTACTGAGTGATGAGAGTGAATGGGAGAGTCCCAATACCTTCAACCCCGGCCACTTCCTGGATGATCAGGGTCTTTTCAAGAAGAGGGATGCCTTCATGCCCTTCTCTGCAG GGCGTCGGTTATGCATTGGAGAAAGTCTGGCCAGGATGGAGATCTTCCTCTTCTTCACCACGCTTCTGCAGAGGTTCCATTTCACTCCGCCGCCCGGAGTGTCTGTATCGGATCTGGACCTGACTCCCGTGTTTGGGTTTACAGtctctcccaccccccacacactgtGCGCTCAACCTCGGGTCAGAAGCTAA
- the LOC125718460 gene encoding cytochrome P450 2K1-like translates to LQLSLKYGPVSTIHFGPKKTVVLAGYKAVKEALINFAEEFGDRDMAPIFKDITKGHGIVFANGDSWKEMRRFALSTLRDFGMGKRGIEEKIIEEIHYMTEVFANVKVCFWWQLYNIFPRLRPWLKVWTSLMNTIEVSLEQERELIRKLQETLNSEDKRGFVDAFLLRQQEVKKSGEQVSQYYHKKNLLYTVTNLNAAGTDTTATTLCWGLLFMAKYPHIQDRVQEELDRVIGGRQTRVEDRKNLPYTDAVVHEILRMANIVPLNLPHVTSCDVVFQGYHIRKGTAVIPLLTSVLRDESEWESPNTFNPGHFLDDQGRFMKRDAFMPFSAGRRVCLGESLARMEIFLFFTSLLQKFRFTPPPGLSESDLDLTPTVGLIYNPPTHKLCAVSRA, encoded by the exons CTCCAGCTATCTCTGAAGTATGGACCTGTGTCCACCATTCACTTTGGCCCAAAGAAAACTGTGGTTCTTGCAGGCTATAAGGCAGTGAAAGAAGCTCTCATCAATTTTGCTGAAGAATTTGGGGACCGAGACATGGCACCTATATTCAAGGATATTACAAAAGGGCACG gcatcgTGTTTGCCAATGGAGACTCATGGAAGGAGATGAGGCGCTTTGCACTATCAACCCTTCGTGACTTTGGGATGGGAAAACGAGGGATTGAGGAGAAAATTATTGAGGAGATCCACTACATGACAGAGGTGTTTGCAAACGTCAAAG TATGCTTCTGGTGGCAGCTGTACAACATCTTTCCAAGGTTGCGCCCTTGGCTGAAGGTATGGACCAGCCTGATGAACACTATTGAGGTCAGCttggagcaggagagagaacTTATAAGGAAACTCCAGGAAACTCTGAATTCTGAGGACAAGAGAGGCTTTGTAGATGCCTTCCTTCTCCGACAGCAGGAAGTCAAG AAGTCTGGGGAGCAAGTTTCTCAGTACTATCACAAGAAGAACCTTCTCTACACCGTAACCAACCTTAATGCAGCTGGAACTGACACCACTGCGACCACACTGTGTTGGGGGCTGCTGTTTATGGCCAAATACCCCCATATCCAAG ACCGTGTCCAGGAGGAGCTGGACAGGGTCATTGGGGGTCGGCAGACTCGAGTGGAGGACAGGAAGAACCTGCCGTATACTGACGCTGTGGTCCATGAGATACTGAGGATGGCCAACATAGTTCCTCTGAATCTCCCACATGTCACAAGCTGTGACGTGGTCTTCCAGGGATACCACATCAGGAAG GGAACTGCTGTCATCCCATTGTTGACATCTGTACTAAGAGATGAGAGTGAATGGGAGAGTCCCAATACCTTCAACCCCGGCCACTTCCTGGATGATCAGGGTCGGTTCATGAAGAGGGATGCCTTCATGCCCTTCTCTGCAG GACGCCGAGTATGCCTGGGAGAGAGTCTGGCCAGGATGGAGATCTTCCTCTTCTTCACCTCACTCCTGCAGAAGTTCAGGTTCACTCCACCTCCTGGGCTGTCTGAATCTGACCTGGACCTCACTCCAACTGTTGGGTTGATCTACAACCCGCCTACACATAAACTGTGTGCTGTAAGCCGGGCTTGA
- the LOC125717458 gene encoding cytochrome P450 2K1-like isoform X1 gives MAVVQELFQIPSLVTLLVSVLVLLILYLLINTQNRGKEPPGPRPLPLLGNLLQLDLKTLHLSLFQLSQKYGPVYTIHFGPKKTVVVAGYQAVKEALINLGEEFGDREIPPVFKDYAKGHGIVFANGDSWKEMRRFALSTLRDFGMGKRGSEEKIVEEIHYLTEVFENFKGSPFDNTEELMHTTCNIISSIIYGDRFDYEDPHFQEMVTQTKRNVQLMASPGVLIYDMFPWLGWWLKDRKVLMEGFKFTLTQIKQMIGKLRETLNLEERRGFVDSFLIHQQKIKKSREKVSAYYHDENLLMSVANLFAAGTDTTANTLRWGLLLMAKYPHVQDRVQEELDRVIGGRQTRVEDRKNLPYTDAVIHEIQRVAQVTPLVRHSTSCDVVLQGYSIKKGTAVTLLLSSVLSDESEWESPNTFNPGHFLDDQGLFKKRDAFMPFSAGRRLCIGESLARMEIFLFFTTLLQRFHFTPPPGVSVSDLDLTPVFGFTVSPTPHTLCAQPRVRS, from the exons ATGGCTGTAGTACAGGAACTTTTCCAGATTCCCAGTTTGGTCACCCTGCTTGTTTCTGTACTGGTGCTTTTGATCCTGTATCTGCTGATCAACACACAAAACCGAGGCAAGGAGCCTCCAGGACCCAGACCTTTGCCTCTTCTGGGAAACCTACTGCAGCTGGATCTCAAGACACTTCATCTGAGCCTCTTCCAG CTATCTCAGAAGTATGGACCTGTGTACACCATTCACTTTGGCCCAAAGAAAACTGTGGTGGTTGCAGGCTATCAGGCAGTGAAAGAAGCTCTCATCAACTTGGGTGAAGAATTTGGGGACCGAGAAATACCACCTGTATTCAAAGATTATGCAAAAGGCCATG gcatcgTGTTTGCCAATGGAGACTCATGGAAGGAGATGAGGCGCTTTGCACTATCAACCCTTCGTGACTTTGGGATGGGAAAACGAGGAAGTGAGGAGAAAATTGTTGAGGAGATCCACTACCTTACAGAAGTGTTTGAAAACTTTAAAG GCTCACCATTCGACAACACAGAAGAACTGATGCATACCACCTGCAACATCATTTCATCCATTATTTACGGCGACAGGTTCGATTATGAAGACCCTCACTTCCAGGAAATGGTCACACAGACTAAACGAAATGTCCAGCTCATGGCGTCACCTGGAGTCCTG ATTTATGACATGTTTCCTTGGCTGGGCTGGTGGCTTAAGGACAGGAAAGTTCTGATGGAGGGTTTCAAATTCACACTAACACAGATAAAACAAATGATCGGAAAACTTCGGGAAACCCTGAACCTTGAGGAACGCAGAGGTTTCGTGGATTCCTTTCTTATCCACCAACAAAAGATAAAG AAATCCAGGGAGAAAGTGTCTGCCTACTACCATGATGAGAACCTCTTAATGTCTGTGGCTAACCTGTTTGCAGCTGGAACTGACACCACTGCAAACACACTGCGCTGGGGACTGCTGCTGATGGCCAAATACCCCCATGTCCAAG ACCGTGTCCAGGAGGAGCTGGACAGGGTCATTGGGGGACGGCAGACTCGAGTGGAGGACAGGAAGAACCTGCCGTATACAGATGCTGTGATCCATGAGATACAGAGGGTGGCACAAGTTACTCCACTAGTGCGACACAGCACCAGCTGTGATGTGGTGCTTCAGGGTTACAGTATCAAGAAG GGAACTGCAGTTACTCTACTGTTGTCGTCGGTACTGAGTGATGAGAGTGAATGGGAGAGTCCCAATACCTTCAACCCCGGCCACTTCCTGGATGATCAGGGTCTTTTCAAGAAGAGGGATGCCTTCATGCCCTTCTCTGCAG GGCGTCGGTTATGCATTGGAGAAAGTCTGGCCAGGATGGAGATCTTCCTCTTCTTCACCACGCTTCTGCAGAGGTTCCATTTCACTCCGCCGCCCGGAGTGTCTGTATCGGATCTGGACCTGACTCCCGTGTTTGGGTTTACAGtctctcccaccccccacacactgtGCGCTCAACCTCGGGTCAGAAGCTAA